atgcttcggttgcatgcgcggagacacctcgtgcttggtcgatccacctcgtgcttctacatgtcaggctgcatgtacagcttccatgcacggcgacacctcgtgcttctggagacactcagcttgttagatggttgacaccacgttctgaacccatgcaatgagccacctcgagcttctcggtccattggcCTGATTTCGGTCCTTCCGGTAAATTTCTGATCCGCGATTAACcccaaatatttttccgctcccgttctgatggtctgaataatttTCATAAACTCCGAAATATTTCTGaccttgatgaaaaatatttcccgagcctccggttTCTTCGAAAATtttcataataccgaaattagggtttttgcccaatttcgggttttcccgtcgtgcttcgatcccgtcgtgcttgcttcccgtcctgcttaattcccatcCTGCTTCCAACATATTATGTTTCCAACATAATATATTACCGATACGAAGTTTTGAGGATTACTTCGTGGTTAAGAAACGTCATGCTTTTAAACCGTCGAGCTTCTAAAGCGTCTTGCTTCCAAaattgttatgcttccaaaacgtccgtctcatcaatctaggacatcttctaactatggtcgagcaacttattcgactcatagttcactcacgatcacttcttcgtCCACCTCGTACTTTaaaacttctcgatcgatccttattgcccgcgactcgaccaccacaaagatactcgaccattctctcttttttttttttttttaaacaggtTTCTACAAGAGACACCTTGCTAAACGCCTTCTTAACTGCACcgagaaatgaaaaaaagaaaatcaagttCGGTCACTTAAATGTTAAGCCGTCACAAACCAAACTAGCCGGCTAAGACATCGAGTAACCGACCAACAATGATGCAACCCCACAAATAGACCCTTTATTACATCCACGGTTACAAGTGAACTTAGCAAGCCtgagaaaagataaaaaagataCTGCCGACTTctcaattttgtaatattctaaCTTTTGTAATTGTGATTTTTATAGTTGTTTAACTTGTTAAGAATAATTTTATGCGCTAAATACAATATTGAAAGCTTCCAACAATTTAATTTgattcaataaatattttagccatgtaaaattttaagtatACCTTTAAATTGACTTTAAAATTCATTTCTAGACtgctaaaataatttatagcaTATAACAATCATCATACATTTAACCATGaatcttttaattaatattttaaaatttcttggTAACCCGCTAACTTATATAATAACATAagttttactttttcttttgcatTGATATTTTAGATTAGTCTATGAATTCATTGTTATAAGGCTAACATATCTAAGAATgtataaaaattgatttatccGTTATATCTTTATTTTGGACATCTATACACATAACATATTAAAGACAAATAATAAATCACCTATAATAGTGTTTTTAATGTTGAACAATCTATAAACATGATATCAAACCACATTATGTAACATCTGCTTTAACATTAGATTGCTAACACTTTTAATAGCCTgtaacaaataatttattagcTAAATGTAATATTAGatgttatattaataattatccGGGTTAAGCACACATACATCTTGTTCATATATTCAGACGATATTTATCTACTTAATTCAAAATAAAGATAGCGTCAATTTGGTCAAAATCCATAGAAAATTATGATTCATGCATTGTGGTGAGGCGGATAATTGTGGGGGTTAGCGAGACGGTTCTTGTAGAAGCAGAAGATCATGAGAGAGTGAGaggttttcttgaaaatttaGAACTGAGATGAGATGTGAGTCTCTGaattattgtaatcctaataTTTAATTCACTCCAAACCTTAGGATTTGAGGAAGAAATTATTTTGTGGGTTTTAGAGGGGATGAAACGCATCTTCTTGATCGTTGGAAGAGAAACGTGATGACTTTCGTTAAAAATGTCTGACTAATTATGTTTCACGTATTTAAGGTGGAAATAATACCTAggctaataattaatagaaataacAATTAACTAGAAAACTCATACAATTCCAATCTAAAGTTGACCTAACCCAAGGACATGATAGTCATTTCGCTTCTACAACTTGCAATATTCAGTCCACACAAATTTAGTCATGGGTATTTACCTAATTATTTGATTCTTTTAAGATATTGGTCAAATTCAGTCTTGATTTTATCTCTAAATGCTCTAGAGAGTAAAAAATTCCTTTTCTAATGGCATTTCTAGGGTATATTCACCATCAAATTCTTGTAGGCCAACTTTATTATCAAAATCATATTCATGGTCTGTCTTTGAAAATTCTTCTGAATGACACATTTATTATCATAATCATAAATCCTGATATTTCCTTGATTATCACAATATGTGCGTCTAACAAAATCGAATCGAACTTGTCATTGGCCTAACTAATGATTGGAGAGAGAGCGAGATTCAGATGGTAGTGCATGATGTAAAATTCATCAGAAGATGTCAGAGTTGGATTGTTCTATggtaacatcatcatcatcattatcatcgCTCTCTCCctctcataatttttttatagaacacacacaaaaaccaatagtaccattgacaaaaaaaatcatattttatctgacaaaaaaaaaaaaacaattggaaTTTTTCAGAACATTAACAATGACAAACGTAGACGGATGCAAGAACCTGCTTCGGCTATTAAAGGAGTGAGACTTATATAGTGGAAAACTTTAGGGTTTTGAGTTCTATTAGCTTCAAGATCAAAACGCTGTCATTTCAGTCTGTACGGGTTTGAATGAGGCTACTGGGCTTCCCTCTTTGGCCCAATAGTAGTATTAAGAGTTCATTTCCTTAGCTCAGAAAAacgacaaaacaaaaaaaaattccaaaggaAAGTGAGCTCTCTCCCCGTTTCTGTACACAAGGATTTAAAGTGTCTCTCTTTACTTTCTCTTAAATCTCTAGATTTTGATCGTAGCTACATTACTCTTTCCCATGGCTGCCCCTGATGAGGACCAACGGTTTATTAAGCCTTTCATCTCACATAAGTCAGCTAAATCATTGGTGACaatctctctctcgctctctctctctctctctctctctatttcttcTTTTGCTTGCTTTCTTCAgagtaaaaataatattttgtacatatatttttaagaaaatttagagtccttaaaattgtttttgttcTGTAGCTTCAAATTAGCCCAAAAAAGCAGTAATGTGTCATTATCAGATCTGTTGTTTGTTGGCTCTTGCTTTTTATTAACATTCTTAGTTTATTTAAATATGATTAGAGCAGCCTTAGCTGCTGATGAAAAACATTCAAGACTCTCTTATCTTTTTGGGACTAGAGTCTCTTGTGTTGTGCGTTGCTGCTATTATTGTGTGTTCTGAGAGGTTGATTTTGTATGTTAAGGCGATTCCGCTGGCCTTCAACGAATACTTTCCGGATCCATTGCCAAATACAGTGGAGCTCCTAGACTACTATGGGAGATCCTGGAcgattaggatgaagaagagaggAGAGACGGTGTTTTTAACTGTTGGTTGGGAAAACTTTGTAAAGGATAACGAGCTTGAAGACGGTAAGATGATGGAATTCATCTATGACTGCGACCGGACCTTTTATGTTGTCATATTCGGTCATGGCGGGGTTAGCGAGCTTAGAGTCTTTCCTCAAGCCGTAGTAGATGTTGGTGACTATGCAACAggcgaagaagaaggagaggaagaggaagaggaagagaagaacaaGAGTAACTGAAACTTGAGTCTGTATCATCCACGTAGGGAGAAACAAATGCTGCTTTTGAAGTTAGTTTatcagtttatttatttaaaagtctTATGTAACAAGATGTTTAATCTAATGAACGAACACACTTTGTTGTCTTGCTATAAATCCTTGTTTTTAACGGTTTAGAACATTGATAGAAATTCAACAGATCCCttgctttcttcttttttgcagAAACGGACGTGGCCAAAACATATAAAGATCGGCGTACTGTTGTGTTGTTTATCATTCATGTgttatttgtaattttgtatcCCACACAAGAGAGTGTTAACAAAAAGAGAACGAGATAAAGTATTTGGTAGCATTGAATGTTGAATACTCGGTTTAAGTTAGAAGGTTTCAGCTTTGGTCACGTGACGGGAAGGGTTAATTTGTTAGAAATAATAAGTATAAGCCCAATTTgaacaaattaaaaagttaCGAGGTGTTTTTAGAAATATGTTTAGACTGGCTAAGCCAAGTGTTCTTCTCTGTTATTTTCGCCGGCGTTTAGCGGCGGAAAGTTCAATCCTTTCCCTACTTGGGCCGTCGGGGAAAAATGAAGAGCGGCAAGTACTCTTGCAACACGAGATCTGAAACTATAGAATGGATCACCGCAATTATTGATTTCCTTAAACCCTTCTCTTTCCTGATCAATGCCCACGTTGTCAATTTCTTCAAGGTATCCAAAGTTTTGATCTTTCCGGTGGAAACAATCTTAAAAAGTACGCCTTTTTTTGATGGGTGTGTTGTTAATTTCAGGATAAGCAATGGGAAGATGTTGACGAGGAATGGATGAGCTGCCTAAGGAATGAGAAGCCGGAGAATATTCTTCTTATTCCCTCCGGTAGTGTCCAGGTAAAGAGCTCTTCATGATTGAGAGTTTGATTAATAACAACACACTGTCCTAGTTTTAGTTTAGCTAAtatgcgtgtgtgtgtgttagGATCACTGGCCTGCTTCACTCACGGACTTTGTCCACACGCTAAGGTCTCTATCGTTTCCTAGAGAGCAAGCTGATTTACAGACGGTATAAACTCTCCCTTTGTATCATAGACTCTAGACTGAAtatgttaaaatcatttttccGCTGTTGGCAGATGCTCTCAGATGTGAATGTGGCACCGCTTAGCACCGTTCTTTCACAAGGCATGAATCTCAAGAAAAAACATGAGGTACAGTTTCTTTCAATGATGTCTACTTTTTGGTATATGACCTTCAGAAGTATGCACAGCTGTTTCTTTCAGTTGGTGACTAACCCCAGTCCAAGTAACTTCAAATTGAAAAGAGAATATCTAAAAAATAGATGATCAGGTCCAACCATTTGTTACTTCACATGTAAAAAATAGAGAAGTATTCTAGTTGCGATAATCACCTAAAATCtcataacatttatataaaaattcctTGGTTGCAAAACCAATGTTTTTGTTCAATCGTTTATTTGGTAAATGTGTGTTTCATGAATTTCTTGGTAGCAGGTTGAAGTTCTTTCCTCTGTTGTCAGCTCAGTTGTTAACAGTGTTGGAGAATCTACTGTTATCGATGTCGGTTCTGGCCAGGTACCTGACTTCAATCCCTTTGGTTGTCCAAGGAACTTTTTGCTTGATGAATTTTTCGCttttaatataatgttattGTATATAGTTTTCCATAAGTGTTTGTTAAACAACATCAATGGCAAATGTAACATtgtgaaaatattatttcaggGGTATCTAGCGCAGGTTCTTTCTTTCCAGTATAAGCACTCAGTTGTTGCGATTGATTCATCATCTCATCATGGAAATGTAACTGATGCACGAGCAGCACGTATAAGAAAGCATTTTGCTTCACAGATGCGTAAATCTGGGTAAGCACATTGTCTATTCATTTTAGCTTGGAAAGTTACTCAGTGTCTATTCCTTATTCTTGCTACTCAACTCTGGTCTTTTAGACTTAACCTCTTCTCTGTTAGTTCAGGAAACAAGTGCCCAGATGCTCCAACAACGATTACATGCCGTGTACTCTCCACAGAGATGTTAAAATCCTTGACCAATGTTCCCCTGGAGGAAAATGACTTGGATTTAGATGCAGCTGCATTGAATGAAGGTCCAAAGAGTTCACAATCATCAAGTGATGCAAACAGACCGTGTTCACTTGTGCTCGCTGGCCTCCATGCATGTGGAGATCTCTCTGTCACAATGCTAAGGTTAGTTTGAATGCTTGCTGCAGACTGCAGTTGTTTCATCTGGTTTCTCTTAGACCTTAAAAGCTAAAACAATGTGCAACTTGATTTCTTCAGGACTTTTATGGAGTGTGAAGAAGTTAAAGCCGTAGTGAGCATTGGCTGCTGTTACAACTTATTATCTGAAAAAGCTAGTGAGAGTTCTTGTTCCAAATGTGGTTTTCCGATGAGCGCTGGTCTCAAATCTTTGGGATTCTCGCTTGGCAAAAATGCACGTGATCTAGCTTGTCAGGTATTGCATATCTGTTTCTGAATGTTGTagcgttgttgttgttgtatatGTTCTTCTCCGTAATCTATTTATTGAAGATTTCATGTGTTTTTTTATCAGAGTGCTGAGAGATGGAGCAGCTTGGGAGAAGATGCTGGTCTGCAGAACTTCGAGTTGCATTCTTTTCGTGCTGCTTTCCAAATGGTAAATATAAAGTCTGGTTTTGTTTGCGGATTTTCAGCTGTTGTCTCTAAAAAAGCAACAACGTATTGACTCTTTGAAGGTTCTTTCGAAGCATTATCCAGAGGTTTTGGCGACAAGTCCTTCTATTGGGCGGCAAGGGAAGGCCTTCCGTCGTCAGAAGCAAAGAAAAGCTCTTGAAACTCCATCAAAATTAGAAACAAGTAGGAAAGGTTAGGATTTAGATGGATTAGATTCTGTAATTAGGCGAGACCAAGATTGGTTTGCTTAATCTCTATAACTAACTGCAGACACCGACAAGAAATCCATGACGCATACAAGTTCTTCTTTTGAGAAGTTTTGCCTGTCAGCATTTTCCCGCCTGAATCTAGAACGTCCTCAAGATCTCGACCTGAGTGCCACATGGAATGAAGCTCATGCATTCACGGTAAAAGCTATTCCTCAactctctcttttgtctctgATTCTCTCATGCATTTGATGGATGCTTGTCTAAAATATGTAGGAACTGATAGGACCTTACTGGTCTATACGAGCTGCACTAGGACCAGTGCTTGAGACATTGATCTTGCTTGATAGACTTATGTTTCTCCAAGAACAAGGAGACTCCATCCAAGTTACAATGCTTCCCATCTTCGACCCCACCATCTCACCTAGGAACGTCGCCGTCATTGCTAAAAGGCTTTTGCCGTAAAGCTTAAAAAAACTCTCTTCTGATCTTAGGGTGACGTGTGAAATGTGTTTCTGTTGGAATTGAATGACGTTGAGTTTTATGCATTGATCAAAGGTCATTGAGCAGTTACGAGAATTCACCTAAAGTGTCTAGAGGACGCTGCTTTTTTCCGTTGTGTGAACAcacttttatttctttcttgttGTTCGTGATGTACAAGAAACAAACTAGGAAATGTATTAAGGTTTCCTTTGACTTTTCCACCGTAATTGATTTCAAAACTCATGATTTGTTTCTTCTTAATCATTGTTTATGCATTCCATCACATAAGTCtatatgtttaatattattattttgactCGGCCATTCAAATTCGCCATTCTTAATTAGCAACTccatttttagtatttgttatTTCACGTTCATATTACAACTTGCAATAATAAAAAACTGAAATCATCAATTTGAAACCTAAATCTACCTGATTCTGTTATAGTACAAAACTAAACAGCTATATAAAAATCTTAGTCAATAAATTTGTTCATAGTTTTAAAAGATTAGtgtatttgtaattatatttattcatttgACACGCTGTTCATTATTACAACATATACATTGTGTGTGTGAATATGTGTGAGGGATATATATTCAActatttgaattaaaaaaagttaagcagtacaaaagaatatatatcatgatgctttttttttgacaaaaaaaaatatgtttagatTTTCTTAGGATACAtgttgaaaaaaacatttatttgaCTATTATAACCAAGAAGGCTAATAATTGGTTCATCATATtgaaatagcacctttctaaatttatatcacaaaaatagcactcaaaaactaaaatgaccaaaatagcacatttctaagtttatcatttctaagtttatttttcaaaatttgaaatcttattcccaaaacctcatttcttaactctaaaccctcaaccctaaactctaaaccctaaaccctaaactctaaaccctaaaatctaaaccctaaaccataaactctaaaccctaaaccctaaaccctaaatcctaaaccccaccctttaactctaaaccctaagtttgtgaaacttttgataaaacattaagtgctatttttgtggcttttgactttgagtgctagtttgggaacataaacttgatttagtgctatttttgtctttttctctattgaAATTGACTACCATTTTGTACGGGAAAACGCCTATATTCTAAAAAGCAAAGATTTAATTCAAAGTACAATGAAGAATTATGCGCATGAACGAAGCATAAAGCTAAGacgaataataataatactacaaaatagtaaaataataatcaaaacaattattaaaaGTGGTTAATCATAACGGAGAGAcatttaaaacatgaaaaaagttataaaaaaaaagagacggTAGCGTGCTTGGTCGTCTCGGAGCAACGTACAAGAAGATGCTGACGTGTGCTTACGAGTGACTCATTGACTTTTACCCAGCCACCATTCGAAGACCAGACCCGTCTTCCGTATTCATTCCCATCTAGTACTCCATTTCAACGAATCCGTAATCTGATATCCACACACGCGGCAAAAGAAGAGAGCGACTCTGATCGCGTAAAGACACTGCCTTTTTTATACCAACTTAGCAAGTCTTTCTACCTGCGATCTTTGTCTgaatctctttttctctctctctctctctctctctcaggtgggtttctctctctccatgTCTTGAATTTCGTTTTATCTGCTAATGTTTCTatgttttgttacaaaaaagcCAAAATTCAAAGTTGACAGCTTTTTGTTTGCTGCTGCTTTACCTTTTGAGGTTTATGCCCCCCCCCCACTAGGGTGTTTTTTGTTTTGGGGAGATTCTTATTGAGGAGTAATTGAAATCGATCTATGTTTGGTTTCACTAGTTTGAAGTCAAATCTCTTAATTGcgtctcgttttttttttcgttggTAATGGCAGAAACAGTTGACGGGTCTCTCTGTCTTACATTGATGGGTTGCTCCTGGTTCTCACGGAGGGGAGGAAGACCTTCTGAAGTTGATGATGGAGGTACTTAATTAAACCAAGAGGATGATTACTAGTTTCTGAGCTTTAACTCTTCCATAGTCATGTTACTGGCTTCCTCTAATTTTAGTGtgttgtgtctttttttttttttgcaaaacagGAATCGCATCGATACAAAACGTAAAGATTTACAAATACAAAGAGATTCGTCAGGCTACAGATGATTTCAATCCCCACAATAAAATTGGTGAAGGAGGGTTTGGTTCTGTGTACAAGGTAAATGAGAAAACACACACTCGTTTTGCACTCTTCTTATTCAAATGATCTAATTCATCTTTGCTAACGCTTTGGATGACTGTAGGGCCATCTTAAAGATGGAAAGATCGCAGCTATCAAAGTCCTCTCGGCTGAGTCAAGACAAGGCGTTAGAGAGTTTTTGACTGAGATCAACGTGATATCAGAGATACAGCATGAGAATCTTGTCAAGCTTTATGGTTGCTGCGTGGAGGGGAACCACAGGATTCTCGTTTACAACTACCTCGAGAACAAGAGCCTTGACAAGACCCTTCTAGGTAACTCTCCTAGTTTTGTTTACTCTCTATGGTGTCAGCTTATCATTTTCTAACCGAATGAATGTGTTTTTTCTTTCAGCTGGGGGATACACTCGGAGTGGGATACAGTTTGATTGGAGAACTCGTGCCAATATCTGCATTGGGGTTGCTAAAGGTCTTGCCTTTCTTCACGAAGAAGTAAGGCCGCACATTATCCACAGAGATATCAAGGCGAGCAACATTCTACTTGACAGAGACTTATCCCCCAAGATCTCTGATTTTGGACTCGCCAGGCTTATGCCACCCAACATGACTCATGTCAGCACTCGTGTCGCTGGTACAATGTGAgttcctttctttttctttactcTCAGCTTAAACCTTCAGGTATTTTAACATGTGTTCATATCCGTTTTGTGCAGTGGTTATTTAGCTCCGGAGTATGCTGTTAGAGGACAGGTGACGCGTAAAGCAGATATATACAGCTTTGGAGTCCTTCTGATGGAGATAGTCAGCGCAAGAAGCAACAAAAACACTCGGCTACCCACTGAGTATCAATATCTCCTAGAAAGAGTAAGTCATTATCTGGTCTAGTTAGACATGTCTAAGCGTCTAAGCTCTTGTTTTGAGAGATGATAACCTTTTTCTTTTGCATTCCACAGGCTTGGGAACTTTATGAGCGGAACGAGCTCGTGGACCTTGTCGACACAGGGCTAAACGGAGTTTTCGACGCAGAGGAAGCTTGCCGGTACCTAAAAATCGGTCTTCTGTGC
This region of Brassica napus cultivar Da-Ae chromosome C5, Da-Ae, whole genome shotgun sequence genomic DNA includes:
- the LOC106363905 gene encoding B3 domain-containing protein At1g16640-like, coding for MAAPDEDQRFIKPFISHKSAKSLAIPLAFNEYFPDPLPNTVELLDYYGRSWTIRMKKRGETVFLTVGWENFVKDNELEDGKMMEFIYDCDRTFYVVIFGHGGVSELRVFPQAVVDVGDYATGEEEGEEEEEEEKNKSN
- the LOC106365591 gene encoding probable methyltransferase-like protein 25 isoform X1, translated to MKSGKYSCNTRSETIEWITAIIDFLKPFSFLINAHVVNFFKDKQWEDVDEEWMSCLRNEKPENILLIPSGSVQDHWPASLTDFVHTLRSLSFPREQADLQTMLSDVNVAPLSTVLSQGMNLKKKHEVEVLSSVVSSVVNSVGESTVIDVGSGQGYLAQVLSFQYKHSVVAIDSSSHHGNVTDARAARIRKHFASQMRKSGSGNKCPDAPTTITCRVLSTEMLKSLTNVPLEENDLDLDAAALNEGPKSSQSSSDANRPCSLVLAGLHACGDLSVTMLRTFMECEEVKAVVSIGCCYNLLSEKASESSCSKCGFPMSAGLKSLGFSLGKNARDLACQSAERWSSLGEDAGLQNFELHSFRAAFQMVLSKHYPEVLATSPSIGRQGKAFRRQKQRKALETPSKLETSRKDTDKKSMTHTSSSFEKFCLSAFSRLNLERPQDLDLSATWNEAHAFTELIGPYWSIRAALGPVLETLILLDRLMFLQEQGDSIQVTMLPIFDPTISPRNVAVIAKRLLP
- the LOC106365591 gene encoding probable methyltransferase-like protein 25 isoform X2, translated to MKSGKYSCNTRSETIEWITAIIDFLKPFSFLINAHVVNFFKDKQWEDVDEEWMSCLRNEKPENILLIPSGSVQDHWPASLTDFVHTLRSLSFPREQADLQTMLSDVNVAPLSTVLSQGMNLKKKHEVEVLSSVVSSVVNSVGESTVIDVGSGQGYLAQVLSFQYKHSVVAIDSSSHHGNVTDARAARIRKHFASQMRKSGSGNKCPDAPTTITCRVLSTEMLKSLTNVPLEENDLDLDAAALNEGPKSSQSSSDANRPCSLVLAGLHACGDLSVTMLRTFMECEEVKAVVSIGCCYNLLSEKASESSCSKCGFPMSAGLKSLGFSLGKNARDLACQSAERWSSLGEDAGLQNFELHSFRAAFQMVLSKHYPEVLATSPSIGRQGKAFRRQKQRKALETPSKLETNTDKKSMTHTSSSFEKFCLSAFSRLNLERPQDLDLSATWNEAHAFTELIGPYWSIRAALGPVLETLILLDRLMFLQEQGDSIQVTMLPIFDPTISPRNVAVIAKRLLP
- the LOC106365590 gene encoding cold-responsive protein kinase 1, with translation MGCSWFSRRGGRPSEVDDGGIASIQNVKIYKYKEIRQATDDFNPHNKIGEGGFGSVYKGHLKDGKIAAIKVLSAESRQGVREFLTEINVISEIQHENLVKLYGCCVEGNHRILVYNYLENKSLDKTLLAGGYTRSGIQFDWRTRANICIGVAKGLAFLHEEVRPHIIHRDIKASNILLDRDLSPKISDFGLARLMPPNMTHVSTRVAGTIGYLAPEYAVRGQVTRKADIYSFGVLLMEIVSARSNKNTRLPTEYQYLLERAWELYERNELVDLVDTGLNGVFDAEEACRYLKIGLLCTQDSPKLRPTMSTVVKLLTGEKDIDTRKITRPGLISDFMDLKVRGPVVETKPDDEVNRQNYTNPSSYNASSSSGTRDNSNAYSSGASSAAAVSSFSSTI